Below is a window of Physeter macrocephalus isolate SW-GA unplaced genomic scaffold, ASM283717v5 random_293, whole genome shotgun sequence DNA.
CAAAAGGctgaccagctgtgtgtccttgggtgTCGCTATTCCCATAAATGGTTTTCCCTGTGTAAACGGAAGAGACAAACAAGACAGAATATGGGAATTTGCTTTAGGAGCCATTGCTGGGGTACAATGTCTGGTCAGGGAGAATGCCCTGCCCCCTTGGGGTTGAACTCCCTAAGCTTCCAAAGGGAGGGAAGTGAGTGACGATGAAAAGAACAGACTAGAACAGAACGGCGGAGGCGCCGGGCCAGCCCCTGGAGCTCAATCAAGCCCCGTTGCCTCGGTTGCTGGAACGCTCCCAGGATGCTCTGACCCTCAGGACAAACTCCAAGGCCCTCAGCCTGTGATCAAGCCCTTAGCAGTCTGTGTCTTGCTCACTCCTCCGGGCTTGGCCACCGCCGCTCTGGGCTCCTACTTTCCACTGCAGCACATACACCAGTTCATAATTCCCTCCCACACCTGTACTTTTAAAATCCCCTCTTTTGAGGGTGCCCTGCCCAGCCCACAGCCCTCTGCCTGGAGACCACACTCCTCCTTTGTTCCTCGTCACCATCTCTGCGAAGACTTCCCTGGCCTCTCCACACTGCTCCTCTGTGTTCCAGCAGCGCCCGCCCCCCAGCCCTTATCATAGGTAATgccatttatttcactttttcacGAAATACTTAGTGGGCATCTATTGTcagccaggcactattctaggctctGAGGGGTTAGCAATGAAGAGAGCACCAAAAGTCCCTGCCCCTGAGGAACCCATATTCTAGAAGGACCTCTCCCCCTGGGCCTGTGTGCCATCCTCAGTGGGGAGCGCACAGCGGGGCCCCAGCCCTGGGTGCCCAGGTGCTGAGTGGCGGGGGTAGATGACCCTGATGCAGCCCACCAGAGTCCAGCAGGGTCCAGGAAGAGCTGAAATCGcgcagggagagggaagcagaggagccACGGAGAGTGCTGAggcagacagagggagagggcCGGGGGTGTGCTCCGTGCCTTCCCTCCCAAGTCACCTCCTCGGTTTCTTCCCTGGCCCACAGCGTGTTTTACCACCGCTTATCTTTGCCCTAATAATAAAGGGCATGTACATGTAAGAAGCTGTTCAGTAGTCTGGTCTTGGTCCATCACCCCTAAAAGGCAGAGCTAAGCACCCCAGATGCACGCACACCCCTCCGCCCGGGTATGGTGTGGATTTGGCTCCCACACTGGGTTAGGTACCAGATTGGCTGACTGAGTGAGATGGTGCCCGAGAAGCTGTATCTCACAAGCTCTTCTGATTATTCAGATGCAGCCAGCTGGGCAGATTACTCAGAGCAGCCTGAGCTGTTAAAATCTCCCATGATCTGTCCCCAGCCCTTCACCACGACTCCGCCTCCGCCCTCATCTCCTGACGCcactccttcccccttccctcacctcctccaggtctCTCCTCAAATCTCATCTTGTCGGTGAAATGGTCCCATTCCATCCTTTTTAACACAGCAAAGCTTCTACCTTTGTTCTCCCTTTCTGGCCCACACTGTttacttttctccacacacttACTCTCATCCAACGTTAACAGAAGCGTGCTGGAACCGACTCTGAGGGCTTACAAAAGCCTATGACATTTTTAGGAACTTGCCTGGCTGGTTGTTAAGCaatgccatcattaaaaattagaTTATTCCAACTTCATTAAGTTAATGATATTAAAGACaaaggtgaggggcttccctggtggcgcagtggttaagaatccacctgccaatgcaggggacacgggttcgagccctggtctaggaagatcccacataccacagagcaacaaagcccgtgagccacaactactgagcccacgtgccataactaccgaagcccaagcacctagagcccgtgctccacaacaagagaagccaccgcaatgagaagcccacgcactgctacgaagagcagcccccgctcaccacaactagagaaagcccgcatgcagcaacgaagacccaacacagccaaaaataaataaataaaaaataaataaaatttaacaaaataaaagataaaaacaaaggtgAAAAATGCTCAAACTCATCACGTTCTAATTTTTACTACCTTTTGCTATTATCTATGATATTGAGAATCTTTACAGCTGTAGAAATATggtagaaatatataatatataatggcatgcattatatattttatatatatatatatatatgcatttctgtTCAACTCTGTATTCAGTGACATCacactggtagcttgaaatcagccctggtaggagtatttacaccacagaaataggTAAGTATGATAAATCATGTTTTGATTTATTGTTCTGTTGATTGTCTAGACCAGCAGTTggccatgggccaaatccagcccaccaaCTATTTCTGTAAATAAACTTTATTGCAACATAGCCAGGCCCACTCATTTCcatatctgtggctgctttcacatcCCAAGAgcagttgagtagttgcaactaCATGGCCTGCAAAGTCTAACATATTTACTATCTTGCTCCTTACAGAAGAAATTTGCCGACCCCCGGTCTAGCCTTAAGAAAGTAATGGAGGAAATGTTAATAATGTagattaaatgtaaatatgtcCTGTCTATAGCTGCTACAGGAAGATCTCATTTTATTTCGCTTTACTGCGCTTCACAGATAGTGCGGgatttacaaactgaaggtttgtggaaaCCCTAGTTGAACAAGTCCATAGGTGACATTTTTCCACCAGCATTTGCTTGCTTCATGtcactgtgtcacattttggtaatttttacaatatttcaaactttttcactattatacttgttatggtgatctgtgacctTTGATGTTGCTACtacgacttgctgaaggctcagatgatgattagtGTTTTTTAgcaattaagtatttttaaattaaggtatgtacatttttcaagacataatgctattattgcacacttaatagactacagtatagtgtaaacataactctcatatgcactgggaaaccaaaagatTCAGGTAACTCACcgtattgcagtggtctggaaccgaacctgccatatctctgaggtatgcctgtacattgTAAATAGccacacacacgcaaaaaaaGCTGAGCAAATACACTCCCAGTATTTGAAAACTGTGATCTGATACAGCAAATAAGTCGATCAGGTCATTGAGAAATGAGTTGAATTCCAACATtgttctttcactttttcactttcttacaTCAACATTCATGTTGGAACGACACTTGTTCATCTGTTACAACCATAGGTTGACTATGGATGCAAGAGTTAGGCAAAATTCAAGAGAAGTATACTGTAAGAATAAACTGGCTATACCGAATTCACAATAAAGAGTATTGTGGAATTTTATTAGCTTTCTTTCAGtaaaatttatgataaacacacattcacacacacatatacacactttgTTTCAGAGAGCCCATTGTTAAACCTTTACAAGCACACACactctccactagaatgtaagttccttgATGGtaggaattgtttttttttaattccagcgCTTAGCACACCTAACACATAGCAGATACACAGTCAACATATGTGACATGAATGAACATATGAGCATAGTTGGGAACCCACATTTCATGGGTTGACGGTCAGACCTTATGTTTCCAGCTCCAACATTATCCAGCTGTgtggataaattatttaatttctttgaaccctggcttctttattaaaaaaaaaaaaaaaaagagacgggGGAATCTTCCTACGTCACAGGGAGGTGGTGACAATATATGCCGCTGCCTGGCACCTACTAGGTTTCTCCACAGACAGGAGTTTCCtcctcaccctccacccctgccatCCACATAGTCCTCGGagacccagccctgccactgTCACACGTTTCAGTGATGTCACAGCCCCCTCCCTGGGAGCCCCAGCACAATCATGCTGACGCCCAGACTGAGCGCTGGCTGAGCTGAGAGGCAGGGAGCAGGCAGTGCCTGGTACCAGTCTTGTTCCATCTGTCTCTGAGGCCTCACAGCTCCAGTATGAGTCCATCAGCAAAGAAGAGGCCCAAGAATAGAGCGGTTTCCAAGGTTGGATTTGGGACTAGACCCAGTGGGGGTCTCAACAAAGAGTCCAACCATGCCCAGGATGGGGGCCTTCCAGCCtggggggaagagggagaggtgaAGGGTGAAGGGAGGTCAGGAGAGTTAGAATGGGCTCCCTGTTTCCACCCCCAAACCAAGGTGACAAAACTCCCAGTCTAGGGTTGGTCACACCAAGCCCAGCACAATGGAGAGGCATTATGGAGGCGTTCGGGGGGTTCCTACTGTGttagcattctctctctctctctctctctctccctctctctctctctctctctctctctctctctctctctctctctctcNNNNNNNNNNNNNNNNNNNNNNNNNNNNNNNNNNNNNNNNNNNNNNNNNNNNNNNNNNNNNNNNtctctctctctctctctctctctctctctctctctccccctctctctctctctctctatctctctgtcagATGCAAGATAAGGAACCACAGGACAAGATACAGCAGCCTGTCAGCAAAGTAATTGAGCGGAAACGACTTAAAGCGGTGAGGTGCCCCATTTTGGTGTCTGCTTAGGAGAGCCTGAGCCCCCATGCAGTGCTGCTCCTGGCTGCCAGGCCAAGTGACCTGGAAGGAGTCACCTGGCCCTgccctgagctgagctgagccAAAGTCCTGGTGGTGGGGTGGGACGCTATCCCAGGAAAGCTGAAGCTTCAGTTTTTCTGGCTCCTCGCCCCTGGCAGGTGCTAAAAAACTTGTCGCTCTTGAAGCTGCTCAAGAGCTCGAACCCTCGGACCCAGGAACTGCATAACCTGGCCAAAAGGTGTTGGCATTCACTGCTCAGAGTTCCGAAGATCCTCGAGGTCTCCTCTGGGTGAGCATGGCCCGCCCATGGCCCCTATCATGGGCCCAATAGCCACCTTTACTAGAAACAGGCACTATGCTAAGGAATTTCGAAACCTGCATTTTGACTAGGCTCTGGGAGAAAGGTAGTTATTTATTAGCCCTGTTTTACCGATGAGGAGCTGAGGCTCAAGAGATGTTGTAACTTGTCCCATTAACTGgactggtaagtggcagagctaggatttgaagcCGTTCCCAGCTGATATCAGAGCTGTTGTCATAACCCTGGTCATAATCATCCAGCCATGGGACTGACCACCACCTGGTGCTCTGAGCAAGAGGGGCTACCCCTCTGCCTCTCCCAAGTCAACACCACGCAGAGATTCACCTGCAAACTAGTCATTCTGCAGAGGCTCAGTTCCCTCACAATTCACATCAGGATGCCAAGAAAGCTGACATGAGGCACCTGCTAAGTGCCAGGTACCATGCAAAGCATTTTCCCACTTAGTTTATTCTCAAAAATCTTATTAGGTAGACGGAATTaccccagttttacagatgaggaaactaagactctgACAGGTTACCTttcttgccccaaatcacacagatGGTAAGAGGCAGAAGCAAACTTGAACCCCAGTTtgtctccaaagcctgtgctctccaAGCCGCTCTGCCACTTCCCTGCCTCCTGCTTTGCAGGACTGTTGTGAGGGTCCTGGGCCTGACACCCAGTGGGCACCTAATCAGCGGTGGCCATTATTATCCTCAGTATTGTCATTATCCTGAgcctgaggcctctctctctccacacacactcaGCTAGGACGGGGGCTGCCACATTGCAGGGGACTCAGTCTACGACAGACACCCCTGGGGAAAGTCTCCTAACACCTCTAGTTAACTCCACCCCTCTGGCTCCTCCCTCTGAGTTGGCCTCCTCCATGCAGGGGCTCAGGAAACACTGAGCCAGAAGGGTCAGGGTCATCTAGTCCCAGAGATTTCCAACCCTTTTTAAAGCAGCAGAGCCTCTCTTCAGATTTCTGTCCCCAAGCCCCAACTGTGTCGTTGGAGGGAAGCTATCCTGCCCCTCACCCTGCCCctccaggggtggggggtggtcatTTGAGATACTTTCTAAGATTTCttggaacacagtttgaaaaaaaaaaaacacagaagacgAAACACTGCACCAGTCCACTCCATCAATTGAAATCCAAAGAGGAAGAACCCTAACCTAGTGGCCGATGCAGGCAATATATATTTCTAGGTGTCCTAACTACTAGCCATTGCCTCAGGCCTTTCCAACCTCTCGCATCCCTTCTGCTGGTACTTATCACCAcatcccctgcccccaggaaCAAGACCTCTGAGTGGTAGAGAAGCTTCTTTTCAGGCTCTCTCTAGCTTTCCTGACAGGCTCCCTGAGCTGACTGTAGAACAGCTGTCTCGGGGCTAGCTGGAGGACCAGGGCCTTGGTCTTGCTCTGCTGactgcctttcctctccctgccaGGCACGAAGACGTCTGGGATACAGTAGAACAAAATCACAAAGATCTTCAGGAGGCTGGGTGTCCCAAGAAGAAACTGGACTCCAAGAAATTAGAGCCCCTGAGGGAGTCGGAGCAGTCAAGGCTCAAGGCGGCACGGCGGGCGAGGCGCCCGGCACGGCGGGCGAGGCGCCCGGCACGGCAAGCAGTGCCGTGCAAGGAGGAGCGGCTGGAGCCTGCGGTTCCCGTGACATCAAAGGGTCATGGCCTGCCCACTGGCCCTGGAGCCCAGGAGAGGCAATCACCCGCTGGGGACCCCCGGGTCATCTTCCTGAAGACCCACCAGTACAGAACTCCCATGGGGCGGGCGAGGCGCGCGGCACGGCAAGCAGTGCCGTGCAAGGAGGAGCGGCTGGAGCCTGCGGTTCCCGTGACGTCAAAGGGTCATGGCCTGCCCACTGGCCCTGGAGCCCAGGAGAGGCAATCACCCGCTGGGGACCCCCGGGTCATCTTCCTGAAGACCCACCAGTACAGAACTCCCATGGAGGGCGTGAAGCAGCTGGACACAGCAGACCAGTGGATCTGGTTTGAGGGGCTGCCCACACGAGTCCACCTCCCAGGGCCCCGGGTGATGTGCAGATCATCCGCCCTGCGCTGGGTCAAGCGCTGCTGTACCCGCCTCTGCTCGGCATCACTTGAGCTGCCAATGGTCCGTCCATACAAGGTGTGACAATGCCACTGCCAGGCTAGGGTGAGACACAGCCCCAagccaggccctgagctgggcCCAGAGTCAGAGGGCTTAGGATCCAGAGTCTTGGGGGCTGTGGCTGGCAGTGCTGGGAGGCCCTACCTTCATGCCCAgagagggaagcccagagaggcgGAAGCCATTGACCAAGTCCACACAGCGGGGCAGTGGCCAGGCTGGGTCCTCTCAGGACCCAAGTAGGGGCTCCGGGGAAGGAGGGCACTGGAAGTGTGGCTCTGAGGTGAGTCATCCACTGCCTGGAGGCCTCAGGAGGGGCCATCTGCTATGGCTCAGAATCTCACAGAAGTCTGAGTAAGTGAGTTTAGGGATTTCCAAATGTGGGGCTAAGGGGAGGGGGCGTGGTCAAGTAAGGCTCTTCTGCATCTCATCCCCTCTTAGATAAACtctccatttgttttatttattcgtGCCTCAAATAAGACCTACTCTGAACGAAAGGTCcttagcaaaagaaaaagtagaactaCTCCAGCCCCTCCACTGAGGTCCCAAGAAAGGAAGGGGGTGATGGGCCTGGGGGGTCCAGCTGAATGGGAAGCTGCCCCTTCAGCAAACCGGGCATCTCCAATCTGCCAGACACCGCCGCGCCCTGGTCCCTGAGCCCTCTCCCTGGGCGCCAGCGCCCTCTGGGGGCGGTCTTGGCTCCTAACTGACGCTGAGGTCTCTGCTCGCAGGTGTGACCTTGGATGGGAGCCAGAGGTGTGCGGAGAGGGCGGAGATCGCGCAACCATCTGAACGGGAGGGATGGGCGGGAAAATTCGCGAGTCTACAAATAAAATCTCCCAGATGGCGCTGAAGAATACTGTCGCTGGCTCTGCCTCTTTATCTGGGTCTGGAAGGGATGGAGGAAAGAGGTCCTCCACGGAGGTaaggtgggggaggtggggagagtgtgAATCACGACTTCAGGTTAATTCCACTCCATCCCCAGGTCCCTACGGTCAGTGTAGAAGCCGTAACAAAGAAGCAAGCGggctgctcccctcccccgcctctgCAAGCTGGCCTCCTGAGCGGTGCTCTCCGTGAAGTCATAGAAGGGGGGCGTTGGTTGTGCGCTTCCTGGGGGCCAGGTGCCTCACAATGGCGCTGCAGGCCAAGGAGAGGAGGAAACCACCGGGGCGCCGAGAAGCGAAGGGCTTGCGCAGGCTCACGCCGCTGGTTAGTGGCACAGCAAGAACTCTAATCTAGGTCTCCTGGCTGCTCCCCGTTCCATTTCCCGAAGGGGGAAAGGTGCAACGCAGCATCCAGCCCGTCACGCACGTGCACTGCGCCCTGATTATCACGGCTCCGGGTGTCAATAAATGCCAGCCGGAAATGTGAAATGTGCCCCGCCTGGGTCACGGAGAGCACCGAGCCAGACGGGGCATTGGTACTTCGTCCCACTGCTCCCGTGGGACACAGCGCGTCCGCCCTCCAACCCCAAGTCCGGTTGGGGTCACCCTCTGTCGGTAGGAGCCACAGGGCCCTGAATCTGCAGTTggggagaggaaaacagaggggGCCCAGGCTTTCTCTGGACAAAGACTGTGATCCTGATCCTCCGTATTCCCCTGGAGACAGGCTGTGTGCAGCGGGCGCCCTCGGGAGAGCAGCAGAGCCATCGAGGGGCGCAGAGCCCTCCACCCTCACTCCCAGGGAGCCAGGGCACTGATGGAGGTCCTCAgattgggagggagagagaaggatgggAAAGGCTCCCGCTAAACCGGCCGGCTCGCACCCGTCCTCTCCACTGGGGCTCAGCACCCTGACTGAGCATCCGCCAGGCGGCCGCCAGCGGAAACCGGGCCGCGAGAACAGCCTGAGCGGGGCCTGGCGCTGGACCGCTCTGCACCGCACTGCTCAGCCTCCGAATGGCGACCTAACGCCCCCGCAGCAGCGCGCTCCCTACCTGCGGCCACCCAGGCGCGGCGCTCCCGTCCCGagcaccccgccccgccccctccgcgcAACCTCCACTCCCGTAACCTTCACTTCAAGCTGTCTTCCCGCTAAGCTTGCAACCCAGCCCATTTCCTGGGTAGTCTCCATTTCGGTTCCCTTGCTGGGCATCATCAATCACATCAACCTTCTATTCGATCTTTCCTCCCAAGCACCTTCCGTTCCATCAACCTTCAAGTAAACTTCTGTCCAGCGTCCTCTATCAGCGGGAGATTAGGGCAGCGCGCtcccaaacaaaaaaccaaaccgtgtgtgtgtgtggcgggggggaggggggggcctGCACAGTCTTCATGGGAACCTTCCCCGGGGAGCCCCCAAGTGGGGGCCCGAATGGCCTGAGCCTAGGCGAGATTGGCAACTTCTGCTTTGCCCAATTGGGAGCCAGCGCTGGGCCCCAGCTGCCCACGGGCAATGCCATCAAGTGAGCAgacagaagcctgtgtgcctaggcTGGGACCCAGCGTGGCCAGGGTGCCGCTGGGGAAGCAAGGATGCAGGCCTCATGCATGTGAATGactcccagcagtgcactccttCCAGCCTCATCCCTTCCACCTGCTGGCATTTAGGCTCAGGCAACCTGCCTCCCATAATCCCAGAACTAGGGTCTCCCCACTACCACTCTCCCATTGTTTAACCACTTCAACCTGAGGCCCCTCTTCAGGGCTCAGTCAGATCCTGATTTGGGCAGGATGCTGCAACCCATAATCTCAGGGATAAGAGACCGCAGGAGAAATGGCTCCCCAACAGTTAACTGGgggaaaatttttaatgattgaaTTTTAACAAGTCACACGACCTCTCGGAGCCTATTCCATCTGTTTATTAAAAGAGGGATACTAATAGCCATTCCAGAGGGCTTTGGGCAAATCAGGCTTGATGTAGCTGAAACCAGTTTGTGGGACGTTGAACGTTCCGCCTTTTTTCCAGGCCTCCTTGCTGTAATAAAGCCAGTACTGGCCCTGTTTCTCACTTATGAGCAGCTGTCTAACTGCCCACCTTTAGGGAACTAGCTGCTTGTTTAAAAGGCCAATCTTATGTTCACATTCACAAAATAGCATCTGGATCCCGGAGACTGCCCCTCTCCCAATCTGGGCCATGTACCACTTAAACATGATTGGTATATGAATGGGGATGAGGTTGCTGAGGCAGACAGGCCTAGCTTCTTATCAGCTGTTTGATGCTGGGGAAAGCTGTTTactcctaagcctcagtttcatggtctgcaaaatggggaaaacGGTGGTGCCTATCTCATTGGATTAAGTTAGAAACATAAGTCACTTtacagtgcatggcacataggAGCTCAATACTTGGTGGCTGTACCTAGGTCATGGGCAAGCCTGTCCCCCACCTAACAGTTGAGCCTTTGAAGAAAGAtatctcctctgtaaaatgggaaggggGCAGTGGCCCCATAATTCTAACTGCTTAGATTCATGGATCACTTTCTTATACGTCAGGCGCAGCACTAAGTGCTTTACGTTATGacatctcactgaatcctcacaaaaACTCAGGGAAGTTCAACCCAGGGAAGGTTAAGTAGCTTATCCAAGGTCTCACGGCTGGTAATGGGACTCCAGGACTTAACCTTGCACTCCATTGCAGCTCTCTAAAGCCTTCTAACATTGGGCCCCTAGAATTCTCCCTGGCTTGGCCAGGTAGGCAGGTCAGGGATTAAAACTCTCAGCTCCCTCTACTCCCATGTTTTTCCACCATCCTTTGCTACTTTCCTACAGAAAACCTCAAGCACGCAGTAGCTTTTAATCCCCTCTCCACAAAGAACCTCTCTTGTGCCCAGAACTGgcctctcctgcccctgcccctgaggCTGTAGTCCCTGGGCTACAGGCTGACTGCCCCCGGCCACTGCGAGAAGGAAACTACCCTGATCTGGGAGTTGCTGAAGAGAGTCTAAGACCCTGCTTCCAGGGGAACCTAACCTGTTTGAGCTGTGCCTCACAGAAGACTCACGGGGACCTGGAGCTTCCCGCCTCACTGGTGCCTGCTGGCTGCCATTCTGGCCCCCATTTGGCTCTGATCTGGACAGGCCTGCCTAGAACTAGGTAGGGGTTAGAGGCACCCTCTGAGCTAGAcatccctttctcctttcccatcCTTCTTGCGGGTTATAAACTATTCTGAGCACCAGCTATGCACTAGTCTCCACTTGTCTCTCCAAATCGTAGTGGATGggatggggcggggcgggggggggggtctaGACGTCAGACCCCTAGAAAGTCAAGAGCTACACCAACTCAGTGGTAGGGTGGAGGTAACTTTCTGATCTAGGTACTTTCCTTTAtcctttggaaataaaaatatttccaacattCCTATGTTCACTTGGAGATCGGTGGCCATATTTAATGTACTGCCTATCAGTTTTTCTTGGAAGGCaagtaatatttataaagcttttCACGTCCTTAGTATTTAAAACAATACAGTAGGATGAGAAAGTATGATTATAAGGTGCAGGTTGTTTAACCACTAAGAACTTAAACATCTTTAACTATCAACCTCTTCAGAACGAGTTTATTAATGTCACTACCGGAacccaaatcctggctctgccagctCCCAACATGTAagcttgggcaagttccttacagtttcctcatctgtaagatacAGATGATGCTGTTTCCTACTTCAGAGggtcgttgtgaggattaagcGAGCAACGagatgtaaagcacttagcctaCCGCTGGACATCTCTTTATGAAGCGCTCAATGGATGTTATTTATTACTTCCATTGCCCAGCCCTCTCTGGAACTTGCCTCTAGACACTGCTTTGTCACTTTAGAATTCATAAAAATCTCAGGAAACTCACATATTTCTGACCCCCAACTGTCATTCAGCTTAGTCATGAtatcattcaaaaacaaaaaaaaccccaccttgGCTTCCCTGACCTTTGGCAGTTTTCATAAATCCAACTGACACTCAAGGGGCAGAGATGATCTGTCATCGAAGGTGTGTAGAAGGACAGCATCAGCCTTTGTGGGAAACTCGCAGAGAGGTGCGCTGGAGCTGCCGCCACCAGAGCTGGCCACGGGAGGCGCAGCCACATGGTGCGAGCGCTCTGAGGCTTTCCTCAAAATAAAGTCAGTCACCTGCCTTTAGAGTCTGGGGTGTCTGGGGGGAAATCCACCCGCCCAGGGG
It encodes the following:
- the TP53TG5 gene encoding TP53-target gene 5 protein; this translates as MQDKEPQDKIQQPVSKVIERKRLKAVLKNLSLLKLLKSSNPRTQELHNLAKRCWHSLLRVPKILEVSSGHEDVWDTVEQNHKDLQEAGCPKKKLDSKKLEPLRESEQSRLKAARRARRAARQAVPCKEERLEPAVPVTSKGHGLPTGPGAQERQSPAGDPRVIFLKTHQYRTPMEGVKQLDTADQWIWFEGLPTRVHLPGPRVMCRSSALRWVKRCCTRLCSASLELPMVRPYKV